The following proteins are co-located in the Tachysurus vachellii isolate PV-2020 chromosome 17, HZAU_Pvac_v1, whole genome shotgun sequence genome:
- the ubap1 gene encoding ubiquitin-associated protein 1 isoform X2, with translation MAERKFGSDLHNNGPVSYLDDVPFKLNEKFRCPAKVGLPIGFCLPDCNALLAETQYDFNLEKLTVRWGDDLAKARAAEAREAQSRQAESEKERQAALQDSDAGLAGGKKARPAEEQDLLPPAMNPVLAGLRHNAILTPLPAPRFGPAQPAASRPALQSLNLADFEREEDPFDKLELKTLDDKEELRSILQSQPQASVSVSTPESTAGEDSSAQPQQTKAGIFHKPNGLVGLLDLEQTGISGLSTSRGQIEAERPCNIRSLSFPKLSDPADSPSDPPFTIYPATSQRCLPNGTPLALLRSTPQTSSTLPVELPGHAPNGTPQQSNPVPAAGPPTYSASVGGLSPSERQCVETLVGMGYSYEGVLKAMQRQGQNVEQALQFLQLMSRFGEMGFERDTIKEVLLVHNNDQDKALEDLMARAAAS, from the exons ATGGCTGAGAGGAAGTTTGGATCAGATCTCCACAACAATG GACCTGTCAGCTACCTTGATGATGTTCCATTCAAGCTCAACGAGAAGTTTCGCTGCCCAGCAAAAGTGGGTCTGCCCATTGGCTTCTGTCTGCCTGACTGTAACGCTTTGCTAGCAGAGACACAG TATGACTTCAATCTAGAGAAGCTGACTGTACGTTGGGGGGACGACCTGGCCAAGGCGCGAGCTGCTGAGGCTCGGGAAGCACAATCCAGGCAGGCAgaatcagaaaaagaaagacaggctGCCTTACAGGACAGTGATGCCGGATTGGCTGGTGGGAAAAAGGCTCGTCCTGCAGAGGAGCAGGACCTCCTACCACCGGCAATGAACCCGGTTCTGGCAGGTCTACGGCACAACGCGATCCTTACCCCGCTCCCGGCACCTAGGTTTGGTCCAGCGCAGCCAGCGGCCAGCAGACCTGCACTTCAGAGTCTCAATCTAGCTGACTTTGAGCGGGAGGAAGACCCCTTTGACAAGCTGGAGCTGAAGACTCTGGATGACAAAGAGGAGCTTAGGAGTATCCTCCAGAGCCAGCCGCAGGCATCAGTATCCGTCTCGACTCCTGAAAGCACTGCTGGTGAAGACAGCAGTGCACAGCCTCAGCAGACCAAAGCGGGTATCTTCCATAAACCCAACGGCCTGGTAGGACTGCTGGACTTGGAGCAGACAGGCATTAGTGGTCTGTCAACCTCCAGGGGACAGATTGAAGCTGAGCGCCCCTGTAACATTCGCTCACTGTCTTTCCCCAAGCTGTCGGACCCAGCAGATTCCCCCTCAGACCCTCCCTTCACTATATATCCAGCAACCTCACAACGATGTTTACCCAATGGTACTCCACTAGCCCTGCTAAGATCCACACCACAGACCAGTTCTACACTACCTGTGGAGTTACCAGGCCATGCACCAAATGGCACACCACAGCAG TCGAACCCCGTCCCTGCAGCTGGCCCTCCCACATACTCGGCATCTGTGGGTGGCCTCTCGCCCAGCGAGCGGCAGTGTGTGGAGACTCTAGTAGGCATGGGCTACTCTTACGAAGGCGTGCTCAAAGCCATGCAGAGACAAGGGCAGAACGTAGAACAG gctCTGCAGTTTCTGCAGTTGATGTCCCGATTCGGGGAGATGGGCTTTGAGAGAGACACCATTAAAGAGGTCCTATTAGTGCACAATAATGATCAGGATAAAGCTCTGGAGGACTTAATGGCTCGTGCGGCTGCAAGCTGA
- the ubap1 gene encoding ubiquitin-associated protein 1 isoform X3 codes for MAERKFGSDLHNNGPVSYLDDVPFKLNEKFRCPAKVGLPIGFCLPDCNALLAETQYDFNLEKLTVRWGDDLAKARAAEAREAQSRQAESEKERQAALQDSDAGLAGGKKARPAEEQDLLPPAMNPVLAGLRHNAILTPLPAPRFGPAQPAASRPALQSLNLADFEREEDPFDKLELKTLDDKEELRSILQSQPQASVSVSTPESTAGEDSSAQPQQTKAGIFHKPNGLVGLLDLEQTGISGLSTSRGQIEAERPCNIRSLSFPKLSDPADSPSDPPFTIYPATSQRCLPNGTPLALLRSTPQTSSTLPVELPGHAPNGTPQQALQFLQLMSRFGEMGFERDTIKEVLLVHNNDQDKALEDLMARAAAS; via the exons ATGGCTGAGAGGAAGTTTGGATCAGATCTCCACAACAATG GACCTGTCAGCTACCTTGATGATGTTCCATTCAAGCTCAACGAGAAGTTTCGCTGCCCAGCAAAAGTGGGTCTGCCCATTGGCTTCTGTCTGCCTGACTGTAACGCTTTGCTAGCAGAGACACAG TATGACTTCAATCTAGAGAAGCTGACTGTACGTTGGGGGGACGACCTGGCCAAGGCGCGAGCTGCTGAGGCTCGGGAAGCACAATCCAGGCAGGCAgaatcagaaaaagaaagacaggctGCCTTACAGGACAGTGATGCCGGATTGGCTGGTGGGAAAAAGGCTCGTCCTGCAGAGGAGCAGGACCTCCTACCACCGGCAATGAACCCGGTTCTGGCAGGTCTACGGCACAACGCGATCCTTACCCCGCTCCCGGCACCTAGGTTTGGTCCAGCGCAGCCAGCGGCCAGCAGACCTGCACTTCAGAGTCTCAATCTAGCTGACTTTGAGCGGGAGGAAGACCCCTTTGACAAGCTGGAGCTGAAGACTCTGGATGACAAAGAGGAGCTTAGGAGTATCCTCCAGAGCCAGCCGCAGGCATCAGTATCCGTCTCGACTCCTGAAAGCACTGCTGGTGAAGACAGCAGTGCACAGCCTCAGCAGACCAAAGCGGGTATCTTCCATAAACCCAACGGCCTGGTAGGACTGCTGGACTTGGAGCAGACAGGCATTAGTGGTCTGTCAACCTCCAGGGGACAGATTGAAGCTGAGCGCCCCTGTAACATTCGCTCACTGTCTTTCCCCAAGCTGTCGGACCCAGCAGATTCCCCCTCAGACCCTCCCTTCACTATATATCCAGCAACCTCACAACGATGTTTACCCAATGGTACTCCACTAGCCCTGCTAAGATCCACACCACAGACCAGTTCTACACTACCTGTGGAGTTACCAGGCCATGCACCAAATGGCACACCACAGCAG gctCTGCAGTTTCTGCAGTTGATGTCCCGATTCGGGGAGATGGGCTTTGAGAGAGACACCATTAAAGAGGTCCTATTAGTGCACAATAATGATCAGGATAAAGCTCTGGAGGACTTAATGGCTCGTGCGGCTGCAAGCTGA
- the rfesd gene encoding Rieske domain-containing protein, protein MSEAERVICRVDRANRSAPGSSDNSCVRPAENIHRPHIQQAVNQLQTFKDLINRLSATMSEKEPADSGKSCLVGKKENLIEAKRTSVTVGDRVVVVIYHQGVFYAMDQHCYHAGGSLLNGDIEEIDNRLCIVCPKHKYKISMAEGEGLYISNPKDKDQPPCWKSKGIKQRVHKVTEVDGDIYVTLSETPGWIDSDYYQSEQGRMDLKLAKELDIAKSKSS, encoded by the exons ATGTCTGAGGCGGAGAGGGTGATCTGCAGGGTTGATAGGGCTAACCGCTCTGCACCAGGCTCCTCTGATAACAGCTGTGTTAGACCGGCTGAGAACATTCATCGTCCTCACATACAGCAGGCTGTGAACCAGTTACAG accTTCAAAGACCTTATTAACAGACTCTCTGCCACCATGTCTGAAAAGGAACCTGCAGACTCTGGAAAATCGTGCTTAGTGGGGAAGAAGGAAAACCTCATAGAGGCCAAACGCACCAGCGTCACCGTGGGCGACCGGGTCGTAGTCGTCATTTATCACCAGGGAGTTTTCTATGCTATGGACCAACACTGCTATC ATGCAGGTGGATCTTTGTTGAATGGAGATATTGAG GAAATCGACAACAGGCTCTGCATTGTGTGCCCAAAGCACAAGTACAAGATCAGCATGGCAGAGGGCGAGGGGCTTTACATCTCTAATCCAAAAGACAAAGACCAACCCCCTTGCTGGAAGTCCAAAGGCATAAAGCAACGAGTACACAAGGTGACTGAGGTGGACGGGGACATATATGTGACGCTGTCTGAAACCCCTGGGTGGATCGACTCGGACTATTATCAGAGTGAACAAGGTAGAATGGATCTAAAGTTAGCGAAGGAATTAGACATTGCTAAATCAAAAAGCAGCTAA
- the ube2r2 gene encoding ubiquitin-conjugating enzyme E2 R2: MAHQQMPSSQKALMLELKSLQEEPVEGFRITLVAESDLYNWEVAIFGPPNTLYEGGYFKAHIKFPIDYPYSPPTFRFLTKMWHPNIYENGDVCISILHPPVDDPQSGELPSERWNPTQNVRTILLSVISLLNEPNTFSPANVDASVMFRKWRDSKGKDKEYAEIIRKQVLSTKADAERDGVKVPTTLAEYCIQTKVPSHNSSSDLLYDDLYDDDIEEDDDDDDEAEAGGPAGDMSADCYGDEEDSGNEES, translated from the exons ATGGCCCATCAGCAGATGCCCAGCTCCCAGAAGGCCCTAATGCTAGAGCTTAAGTCTCTGCAGGAGGAACCTGTCGAGGGCTTTCGCATAACACTGGTGGCAGAATCAGACCTGTACAACTGGGAGGTTGCCATATTCGGACCACCAAACACGCTTTACGAAGGGGGATACTTCAAG GCTCATATAAAGTTCCCTATCGACTATCCGTACTCGCCACCAACCTTCCGCTTCCTAACCAAGATGTGGCATCCAAACATATACGAG AACGGTGACGTGTGCATTTCCATCTTGCATCCTCCTGTGGACGACCCTCAGAGTGGAGAGTTACCCTCAGAGAGGTGGAACCCTACACAGAATGTCAG AACTATCCTGCTGAGTGTGATCTCGCTGCTGAATGAGCCCAACACGTTTTCCCCAGCTAACGTGGATGCTTCGGTCATGTTCCGTAAATGGAGAGACAGCAAGGGAAAGGACAAGGAGTACGCTGAGATCATCCG GAAGCAGGTGCTGTCCACAAAGGCAGATGCAGAGCGGGACGGCGTGAAGGTGCCCACAACGCTGGCCGAATATTGCATCCAGACCAAAGTGCCTTCCcacaacagcagctctgacttgCTCTACGACGACCTGTATGACGACGACATCGAAgaagacgacgacgacgacgacgaagCAGAGGCCGGCGGGCCGGCCGGGGACATGAGCGCAGACTGCTACGGCGACGAAGAGGACTCAGGGAACGAGGAGTCTTGA
- the ubap1 gene encoding ubiquitin-associated protein 1 isoform X1 codes for MAERKFGSDLHNNGPVSYLDDVPFKLNEKFRCPAKVGLPIGFCLPDCNALLAETQYDFNLEKLTVRWGDDLAKARAAEAREAQSRQAESEKERQAALQDSDAGLAGGKKARPAEEQDLLPPAMNPVLAGLRHNAILTPLPAPRFGPAQPAASRPALQSLNLADFEREEDPFDKLELKTLDDKEELRSILQSQPQASVSVSTPESTAGEDSSAQPQQTKAGIFHKPNGLVGLLDLEQTGISGLSTSRGQIEAERPCNIRSLSFPKLSDPADSPSDPPFTIYPATSQRCLPNGTPLALLRSTPQTSSTLPVELPGHAPNGTPQQSNPVPAAGPPTYSASVGGLSPSERQCVETLVGMGYSYEGVLKAMQRQGQNVEQVLEYLFVHSRLCERGFDAPAVEECLEMYQCSEEKALQFLQLMSRFGEMGFERDTIKEVLLVHNNDQDKALEDLMARAAAS; via the exons ATGGCTGAGAGGAAGTTTGGATCAGATCTCCACAACAATG GACCTGTCAGCTACCTTGATGATGTTCCATTCAAGCTCAACGAGAAGTTTCGCTGCCCAGCAAAAGTGGGTCTGCCCATTGGCTTCTGTCTGCCTGACTGTAACGCTTTGCTAGCAGAGACACAG TATGACTTCAATCTAGAGAAGCTGACTGTACGTTGGGGGGACGACCTGGCCAAGGCGCGAGCTGCTGAGGCTCGGGAAGCACAATCCAGGCAGGCAgaatcagaaaaagaaagacaggctGCCTTACAGGACAGTGATGCCGGATTGGCTGGTGGGAAAAAGGCTCGTCCTGCAGAGGAGCAGGACCTCCTACCACCGGCAATGAACCCGGTTCTGGCAGGTCTACGGCACAACGCGATCCTTACCCCGCTCCCGGCACCTAGGTTTGGTCCAGCGCAGCCAGCGGCCAGCAGACCTGCACTTCAGAGTCTCAATCTAGCTGACTTTGAGCGGGAGGAAGACCCCTTTGACAAGCTGGAGCTGAAGACTCTGGATGACAAAGAGGAGCTTAGGAGTATCCTCCAGAGCCAGCCGCAGGCATCAGTATCCGTCTCGACTCCTGAAAGCACTGCTGGTGAAGACAGCAGTGCACAGCCTCAGCAGACCAAAGCGGGTATCTTCCATAAACCCAACGGCCTGGTAGGACTGCTGGACTTGGAGCAGACAGGCATTAGTGGTCTGTCAACCTCCAGGGGACAGATTGAAGCTGAGCGCCCCTGTAACATTCGCTCACTGTCTTTCCCCAAGCTGTCGGACCCAGCAGATTCCCCCTCAGACCCTCCCTTCACTATATATCCAGCAACCTCACAACGATGTTTACCCAATGGTACTCCACTAGCCCTGCTAAGATCCACACCACAGACCAGTTCTACACTACCTGTGGAGTTACCAGGCCATGCACCAAATGGCACACCACAGCAG TCGAACCCCGTCCCTGCAGCTGGCCCTCCCACATACTCGGCATCTGTGGGTGGCCTCTCGCCCAGCGAGCGGCAGTGTGTGGAGACTCTAGTAGGCATGGGCTACTCTTACGAAGGCGTGCTCAAAGCCATGCAGAGACAAGGGCAGAACGTAGAACAG GTGCTAGAGTACCTTTTTGTCCACAGTCGATTGTGTGAGCGAGGCTTTGATGCCCCAGCAGTTGAAGAATGTTTGGAAATGTATCAGTGTTCAGAGGAAAAG gctCTGCAGTTTCTGCAGTTGATGTCCCGATTCGGGGAGATGGGCTTTGAGAGAGACACCATTAAAGAGGTCCTATTAGTGCACAATAATGATCAGGATAAAGCTCTGGAGGACTTAATGGCTCGTGCGGCTGCAAGCTGA
- the nudt2 gene encoding bis(5'-nucleosyl)-tetraphosphatase [asymmetrical], whose protein sequence is MTLRACGFIIFRRLARRPSPDSIEYLLLQTSYGEHHWTPPKGHVDPGEDDLTTAWRETREEAGLGEENLRVVDGFLQRLHYQVRGKEKEVLYWLAELRDPSIKVKLSDEHRDYRWAELEEACRLAKYTDLQDTLKNVQRFLEKAEKKH, encoded by the exons ATGACACTCCGAGCTTGTGGCTTCATAATATTTCGCCGCCTGGCACGACGTCCTTCCCCAGACAGCATTGAGTATCTTCTCCTGCAAACCTCATATGGAGAACACCACTGGACTCCACCCAAAG GTCACGTTGATCCTGGAGAGGACGACCTGACCACAGCATGGAGAGAGACACGGGAGGAGGCGGGTTTGGGTGAAGAGAATCTGCGTGTGGTTGATGGCTTTCTGCAGAGATTGCATTATCAAGTGCGGGGTAAGGAGAAGGAGGTCCTCTATTGGCTGGCTGAGCTTCGTGACCCCAGCATTAAGGTCAAACTCTCGGACGAGCATCGGGACTACCGCTGGGCCGAGCTGGAGGAGGCGTGCAGGCTTGCGAAATATACGGATCTACAAGACACACTTAAAAACGTCCAGCGCTTTTTAGAGAAGGCAGAAAAGAAACACTGA